A stretch of the Paramormyrops kingsleyae isolate MSU_618 chromosome 16, PKINGS_0.4, whole genome shotgun sequence genome encodes the following:
- the LOC111836457 gene encoding small integral membrane protein 11-like, translating to MINWKALDNVPLLFYILAAKTLLLCLAFAAVKMYQSKRAEAELKRRAEARRKLAQQTQELLDGKKED from the exons ATGATCAACTGGAAG GCTCTGGATAACGTGCCCCTGCTCTTCTACATACTGGCTGCCAAAACCCTCCTGCTGTGTTTGGCCTTCGCAGCTGTGAAGATGTACCAAAGTAAGCGAGCAGAAGCTGAGCTGAAGCGGAGGGCAGAGGCACGGAGGAAGCTCGCACAGCAGACACAAGAGCTTCTCGATGGGAAGAAGGAAGACTGA